The following is a genomic window from Scleropages formosus chromosome 11, fSclFor1.1, whole genome shotgun sequence.
CGAATGAGCATTAGGGCAGAGCACAGCATACTCTAAGTAAAATTAATTGACAGTTTTGATCTCCTAAGCGCTTGATAAatgtgagtgattttttttttgttaataattttaataacaattagTTTAATAGagtaatggaaaagcctatatgcagctactcgtgtaacgtACACTGGtttgtggtatgtgacaaattcactgtactcTACAATcccgtgtctgcatccagatttCTCTGTTGATgcgatgcacgtcgctttggagaaaagcgtctgagaaattaataaatgtaaatgtaatggactTTTTATCCGGTGTAACTCTGCATAATTTTATGTGCATCAAAGGTGCTTCCTGCGCAGCTCCTGCGACGGCttcgtttttatttatattcacttTACCCCCGTGCGCAGCGGTACTTTGCCCCATTAGGGCGCGCTACCCCGGGGGCACAGCGCACCCAGTCCCAAATCCAGCGCCTCGACGCCACTTTCACACTCCTGCTTTCTTAAATTATCTCATTTCATGCAAGGTGCTACTCCTCTGGGCTATGAATTCTTCATTTGAACAGCGCATTTGTAATTCCAACAACTTCGCACAGTTAATTGCTATGTGTATCGGCCAGAAAATAATACATGCGACAGCGAATATAATTATAGACAAAAATTACAGATGTTAACAAAATCAGCCACGCACTCATTACCGAGATACAATCactgtgattatttttaatcCTTAGAATATTACACTAACTTGACTTTCATTTCACCACTTAAGTGTTTAAGAGAGGGAAGACGCGAGCAACGCCGTCCGCGCAGCTGTGTTCCGAGAAGCAACGCGCTCTCCTACTTATTACTTAGTATCTCTTTTTCCGCACTTTCTCGCCGCTCTTCCTTCACCTACCCCACCCGCGCGGCACCCGGGGCTGCGGGTCACGTGCTCGCGCTCGCGACTGTGCCCCCCTTCGGAGCCGGAGCTGCGCGAGAACATCAGTGAGTGAGTTTCAGAGATGGAGAGAGGCAGGGTTCCCGTGCGCTGAGCGCGTCCACGCAGCGCGCGAAACCAGTGACCCACAGCGAGTGTGTCTCGGCGCCAGTCGCACATAGCGGGCGGGGGGACAGGATGATTCTGTGAGATCACATTAAAATGGGATCAGTTTCGCGGAGAGCGCGGCTCGGATTTCCACGGAACGGTCGGCGGCGGAGCGCAACAAGGGGCTGCGAGTGACACTTAGAAACACGGGACGGGGCAGGACGGACTGTCACTCCTTCCGCGGGGGTCCCTGCAGCGCGGGCAGGCGACTTTTTGGTaccatgatcatgatgatgaggatgagcgGTGACTTTGCGCGTGCCCTCACACTCCTGCTTCTGTGCGCTTCCGTCTGCCTGTGGATCCGGACTGACCGCTGGCTGGATGGGCTGCACGCGAGCAGCGGGTCTCCCGTGTCGGGTGGCGCGCGCTCTCTCCACGGACATGCGGATCGGAATTCTCCCAAAACTTTCCGCGCGCTCTTGGCTCTCCCTGGCGCGCAGGCTGCTGTGCGCGCGGGGGGGAAGGCGACGCGCACCCGTGCCCGAGCCCGAGCCCGCGGTGGACCCGAGGTCCTGTCTGCAGCTCTGAGAAAGACACGGGACGAGACAAACGAAACCCACACGCGAGCCAGTTCCACGCAAAGCCGGGGGAGAAACGTCACGGCCAGTTCCGCTGGGTTACTGCAGGACGGGGTGTTCTGGAGCGAGTGGCTCGAGGATCTGCTCCCCAGCGCGTTCACAGAGCAGCGCGCCCGCGCATGGAGGGACGGGGTCAGAGATCGGAGCGTCGTGGTCTTGGAGTCGGGCTGCGGGAGACCCTCTAACCGGCTCGCCGTGTTCGCGGACGGGGCCAGAGCGTGTGTGCGCTACGGCATCAGCGCGGAGCAGGTGCAGGGCGAAACCCTGTCCTACTacctggccactttattaggtatagGCAATCTGCCGCCGCTCGCGCTCTCCCGGCTGGACCCCACCGGGGAGCAGTGGGCGGCCGTGACGGACAGCATGGGCGCCCTGCAGTGGGCCGTGAGCTCGCTCGTGTCGCTCACCGAGTGGATCCCCGGTCTGACCGGCGCCGTCGTGCCGGGACCCCTGCGGCAAGGCGGGGAGGGGCTGCACCCGTTACGGGAGGACCTGCTTTCCGCGACAGTGACGGAGCTGCTGGAGCTCGTAGAGTGGAGCGACCTCATTGCGTTCGACTTCCTCACGGCCAACTTCGACCGGCTCGCGAGCAACCTGTTCAGCCTCCAGTGGGACCCGCGCGCCACCGAGAGGAACGTGAGCAACCTGCACAAGACGCCCAGCGGCCGCCTCTTGTTCATTGACAACGAGGCGGGCCTCGTGCACGGCTACCGCGTGCTGCGCATGTGGGAGCGGTACCACGCGACGGCGCTCGGCGCGCTCTGCGTGTTTCGGCGGGAGACGGCGCGGCGCGTGAGTCGGCTGCACAGCCTGAGGGATGTGCGTCAGCGGCTCCTCGCGCTGCTGCGGGATAACGAGCCCCTGGCGCCCGAACTGGGCTTCCTGTCGGACGAGCACGCCGAGATTTTGCAGAGCAGAATCGACATTTTGCACGAACACATACAGCGCTGCAAGGCTAAATACAGCTCAACGTGAAGGGCCCGTGACCTTTCTTGTGTACGTCACGCTCGTCTCCACCAATCACCGGGTTTCCCGCGCGTCGCGCGCCTCTCTGGGCCACCAGAGCTCGGTGTTCGCACGTTAAAAATGTTTCGGTAGAATATATGTTTCCATAAAGGAAACAGAACGCACTATCAAATCCTTAATTATTTAAAGGacatagaacacacacacacacacacattttcagaaccgcttgtcccatagggggtcacggggaaccggagcctacccggcaacacagggcgtaaggccggagggggaggggacacacccaggacgggacgccagtccgtcgcaaggcaccccaagcgggacttgaaccccagacccaccagagagcaggactgtggtccaacccactgcgccaccgcaccccggaCATAGAACattgtaaaaattaatatttcgcTCTTCATTGACTGTGGTACTGGACGAAAATGCTTAGAGTACAATTTCAATTATGTACCAGTGGAGACCAGAACAACATCTGGTGTTTCTTTGTGTATAATATGTCTTTAATAAAAGTTTAAGAGACTAATGTGTAAAAGTCATCAGCAGCTTGCTGTAATTTCAGCACCAGGTACTGAACCTGTCCGTTCAGTCAGATTTCATATGGAAAAAAGAGCACGAGCAGGAGTTATGAGGCAAAACGCCTTACCTTGCATGTTTGAGAGAGGAGGCCTCGTCGTTTTTACTGCCATAAACCAGACAGtaatttgcagaaaaaaatgacacttgCTTTGCTAAAGTCATAACTGTAGCAGTCAGAATCTTTTTTGGCGTTATTCAAAATACTTCTATAAAGTTTCTGACTTACATGCAATATCTCATGCAGTGCTCTGTGGGACATTCATCTTTTCAGAACATATTGTAAACAGGATGTAAGATGTATTTATATTGTGCCCTGGAGTTGGACTGATATGATACAGATCTGCTTATGTGCATTCTTGtctagaaattattattattactaagctttgtttagctgacacatttgtaccaggtcacttacagtgttacacaaGCGACTTCGCAGTGATTTTCTTGTTTATAAAGCAAGagtaagtgctttgatcaaggatagtgcagcaggagtgggattcagagCCTCAGTTTGAAGATGAACAACTCTAAACACTACCTGCTGACCCACTGTGCTTCAGAAGTTTCTTCACTTTCCTAAAGAAGCAGTGGTTAGACTAATGTCTGTCTGGTTCACTACCTTTACGTTAACTGACAGTTTTGACTTTGAATCACTACTTACTGAGATGAAAATGTCGGTCTTTTAAAAATGGCCAGATATGGGTAAAGATAAGAAGTAGCTTTTATTGTAACAGGAGATGCAtaacttaattttaatgaagCACCAGAAAAAGTAGCCAGACTGTTCAACAAATAAATGagtatcctttttttttttttttttttttaacagcactgTGGAAAACTGGTTACACTTTATTGCTACCAGATGGCAAAAAATGCACCGCTGATGTATTTTCCAACCTCAGCTTTTGGAAATTTGCCTCTGTGAAATATCCATCTCTATGAATAACATATTaagtaataaaaaagtacaGCCAGCACTGGAACAACCAAGCTGTTGTCTACACACAGCAGGTTAATAATCTTCAGTGCTTCTCTTTTGCCTCAGCCATCCAAACCATAGTGGTCACCCTCATGGAAGGCACTTGCTACTTCTCCTAAATTTAGCCATGTTGACTATTGCATCTGCAGTACTACTCTGGAGGCCATGTACAGTATTCCTTTCTTAAAGCAGTTTTATTggaagaaatgttttcctttaaagAAAATTAGGATTTGGAGTATTATACTTGTTTAACCTTTTCTAGCAGCTTTCTGGTCCATTCATCTGTTTTTTGATGTCATTGACACTGAGTCAAGAAAAAAGATGCTTTACTCCCTAAATTCAGTAGTGCCTCTATCAGTGCCAACCCCGACGGAGATGCCAGGCAAGAGCTATGTCTAGAGAAAGTGCATGTGGATGCCGTCCGGATACACTCCACTTTGCTGGGAAGCGGTCGCTTCTGCTGAGTAAAGTGTCGTGGGCTGATGAGGTCTTGCTACTCTGTGCTGTGACACAAACTCAAAAGTAAATTACTACTGTGATTGGCAAGGAGACGGAAGGCAACTTTCCACTTAGCTGCTGGGTGTGCTGAACTATTTCTGCTGATGTCCccaacattcattcattagcaGACCCTAAACAATGGCCCCCAACATCAAGCCATGACTGGTTGAAATGAATCAGATGTGACCTTGCTGAACCTACTGGCtcttttttaatggaaatatatttttttctttattagctGCATTTTACAGAAAGTTGGCTACATTTTATAAGAGTTGGTGTCACGTCTAATTACACTGGGTGTTGACATCAAAGTAGGATCTGCTTCACAAGCAAAGCATGTATATGCCTGTTATGTATTTAACTCTCAAGTCGACATAGACGCTGTTTTGAAGTTTAATCTATAAATCAGTAAGGCGGATTCTCAACTGGGCCGAAAGAATTGGATCTTTCCCTTCTGCCCCAAGTTGCAAAATTCCAGGTCTCATTAGAAGGGATTTTCCTTGTTAATATTAAATGACAACATACCTAAACCATCAAAATGATATATTCATATTATACAGTCTAATGGAGTCAGTGTATACTCTGTCTGATCTGTATAAGTAGACAGCTTGTCTGCTTGACGGATGGTGTTCTTATGCCTCTCAGACTTAGGATATACTCATCTTGAGTCCATTATCTCACTGTTGGGCTTTAATCTAACTCAGAATTATGCTGTACTCCCTCATGGCCCTGCTGTTCTTTATGTGTTATATTGAAAGTCCTTTTGCTGCAAAAATCGAAAAAGGAACTTCATATACTGTGTCTGATAggcactttgtttttcttccatgatgtttcttgtgtttttttattgtaaaacatATGCTGTACCAAATTcaataaagaaagaacaaaaacgGTTCCTTGGTGCctaaaaaattttgaaaagggGCAAAAACAGGGACCACTTAGATGCTTCTCTGCTGTGCACTCTTGCTTACTGAAAGTGCTAAggtatgattttatttttcctgcaaaAAATCCTATTCAAAAACTCCCTCTCCCTAGGTACTGCAGGAGAGCTCAGGTACCAGcagtttaaaatgcatgaaGAGCTCAAGACTCTTCAACCATGTCTTGGTAGTGCCGCGGTGCGTTTCTTATCAGCAGCCCTCACAGATGAAAATGTTTGgtctcatttatttacatgagtTATTTTATAACTCCTGAAACCAGACATCCACATGAGCAGCTTTTGAGTAAACAAACATGAGATTCTAGAATGTTTGGTGATGCGACTCTGTTGCTCTTGAACAGTATATGACATGGCAGACAGTCCTCTCATATATTTTTccaaaagttgtttttttttttttaaaaaaaaaaaatatatataaatctgtttttaaaccAACAGAGCCAAAACCACTTAAGAAGCACTGCATGGATTTTACattcaaatgaaacattttagtGTTTAGTTGACATGTTAAATAAGGACAAAGCCCGTTaaagtgattatttttttccaaaaattagaCAGACGAAAACACGATTAATTTGTT
Proteins encoded in this region:
- the fjx1 gene encoding four-jointed box protein 1, coding for MIMMMRMSGDFARALTLLLLCASVCLWIRTDRWLDGLHASSGSPVSGGARSLHGHADRNSPKTFRALLALPGAQAAVRAGGKATRTRARARARGGPEVLSAALRKTRDETNETHTRASSTQSRGRNVTASSAGLLQDGVFWSEWLEDLLPSAFTEQRARAWRDGVRDRSVVVLESGCGRPSNRLAVFADGARACVRYGISAEQVQGETLSYYLATLLGIGNLPPLALSRLDPTGEQWAAVTDSMGALQWAVSSLVSLTEWIPGLTGAVVPGPLRQGGEGLHPLREDLLSATVTELLELVEWSDLIAFDFLTANFDRLASNLFSLQWDPRATERNVSNLHKTPSGRLLFIDNEAGLVHGYRVLRMWERYHATALGALCVFRRETARRVSRLHSLRDVRQRLLALLRDNEPLAPELGFLSDEHAEILQSRIDILHEHIQRCKAKYSST